From a single Eremothecium sinecaudum strain ATCC 58844 chromosome III, complete sequence genomic region:
- the CAR1 gene encoding arginase (Syntenic homolog of Ashbya gossypii AGR225C; Syntenic homolog of Saccharomyces cerevisiae YPL111W (CAR1)), with amino-acid sequence MSAGIEYRYFKKKQATVVLAPFSGGQGKSGVEDGPKYLMRQGLKEGIETEGWEVEISEPLEGCDYEKRKLSEAEVIGKARNPTIVGEATEKIYKAVHEAAAKETMVVTLGGDHSIAIGTVSGVMEQYPDVGVIWVDAHADINTVDCTESGNLHGCPVSFLLNMKRDCWPSPFNWVPGKLRPEKIAYIGLRDVDTEEKAILRNLGITAFSMYHVDRYGINKVIEMALEAVNPGGKGPVMVSYDVDAIDPMYVPATGTPVRGGLTLREGLFIVERIAETGNLVALDIVECNPDLAAHELHVVDTVQTGCSIARCALGETLL; translated from the coding sequence ATGTCGGCAGGAATTGAATATAGATACTTCAAAAAGAAACAGGCTACCGTTGTTTTGGCCCCCTTTAGTGGTGGACAAGGCAAATCTGGCGTTGAAGATGGTCCTAAGTACCTCATGCGCCAAGGCCTAAAAGAAGGTATTGAGACTGAGGGCTGGGAGGTAGAAATCTCTGAGCCCCTCGAGGGATGCGACTACGAGAAGCGCAAATTATCCGAGGCTGAAGTAATTGGCAAAGCGCGCAATCCTACAATTGTAGGAGAAGCCACCGAAAAAATCTATAAGGCTGTACATGAGGCAGCCGCCAAGGAAACTATGGTCGTGACTTTGGGTGGAGACCACTCAATAGCCATTGGTACAGTGTCAGGCGTGATGGAACAGTACCCCGACGTGGGTGTTATCTGGGTAGACGCCCACGCCGACATTAACACCGTGGACTGTACTGAATCCGGAAATCTACATGGCTGTCCTGTGTCCTTTCTTCTAAATATGAAACGTGATTGCTGGCCTAGTCCCTTTAATTGGGTCCCTGGCAAACTACGTCCCGAAAAAATTGCTTATATCGGTCTACGTGACGTAGACACCGAGGAAAAAGCCATTCTACGCAATCTAGGAATAACTGCCTTTTCCATGTACCATGTAGACAGGTACGGAATTAATAAAGTTATAGAGATGGCACTAGAGGCCGTCAACCCTGGCGGAAAGGGCCCTGTAATGGTCAGTTATGATGTTGATGCCATCGATCCGATGTACGTCCCTGCCACTGGAACTCCAGTCAGGGGAGGATTGACTCTACGTGAAGGTCTATTCATAGTTGAGCGTATTGCCGAAACAGGAAATTTGGTTGCGCTCGACATTGTGGAGTGTAACCCGGATCTAGCGGCTCACGAACTACATGTAGTAGACACAGTTCAAACGGGGTGCTCAATTGCTCGCTGTGCACTAGGCGAAACATTGCTATAA
- the SLK19 gene encoding Slk19p (Syntenic homolog of Ashbya gossypii AGR229W; Syntenic homolog of Saccharomyces cerevisiae YOR195W (SLK19)) produces the protein MAMSRTHSSPRTTMLGEIPTNTNIRINDTKLKLTHSPARSAAGNENEVSDNDQPPMKRIKMDSIPILTRPDGIGMVSSPEPIEMLDGAENFQLTSPIRRSHNNAAHDQDHVDQQDMLDIQDDIKKADTTAFEDTEVGGFEKMTPIKAMAESVPKNLSEELHKMQDVEVCEGESATNKDGDIQGTLEVTGDDWVRLGKILERKNEKIQQLTKDVREVQDQLWELTKSKESLEVSYCMQGEKLRELKQIGSSYEELVQKFDEATNLKEALEAKAERLRARGLELKNELTMAMQNSQILKEKYEAQAAKNEELEQQVSSNAEIIETYQDRLKHSEAELDGMKIEIDELNEKLATAEEQMVNYEDKVKEEQARAQELEASLAEKAQQVEELNKTIAQSKDARDKSSSELQTKIEELNKENSILEREYSKLLKDYEVETKELGSQIAKLTEELASTNANSEKYANDLENLQVQNSDLQSHVNELEAQLEESNNEVVSKQGEISELTGMLQELRESEKYLQETINNNEQLVADIQAKLAKKEEELKLQHAEYESVLFKNGNMEAEHLAELEQLHENMAKFQGMIESLSAENDSLKEKLSSSKQPAAPQSNPSSPQQSNTQLQERITALEAQLAEKDKDTNQRLQMLAEDLYIQYSSKHEQKVKMLKKSYETKYQESMDKLQLENSALADEVAQLQKKMEIERREKQELINLLDK, from the coding sequence ATGGCTATGTCTAGGACGCACTCATCTCCAAGAACTACGATGCTTGGTGAAATACCAACCAATACCAATATTCGGATTAATGACACGAAACTAAAATTAACACACTCTCCCGCCCGTTCTGCTGCAGGTAATGAAAATGAGGTTAGTGATAATGATCAACCTCCTATGAAACGTATAAAAATGGACAGTATACCAATTCTAACGCGGCCTGATGGTATTGGTATGGTATCTTCTCCGGAACCGATTGAAATGCTGGATGGTGCAGAGAACTTTCAGTTAACTAGTCCCATAAGAAGGTCTCATAATAATGCAGCACATGATCAGGATCATGTGGATCAACAAGACATGCTAGATATTCAGGATGATATAAAAAAGGCGGATACTACAGCGTTTGAAGATACTGAGGTGGGAGGTTTTGAAAAGATGACTCCGATCAAGGCGATGGCTGAAAGTGTGCCTAAGAACCTTAGTGAGGAGCTTCATAAGATGCAGGATGTCGAAGTCTGCGAAGGAGAGTCTGCTACCAACAAGGATGGGGATATTCAAGGTACTTTAGAGGTTACTGGGGACGATTGGGTTCGCCTTGGCAAGATCCTTGAAAGGAAAAACGAAAAGATACAGCAACTAACTAAGGATGTTCGCGAGGTACAGGATCAACTCTGGGAACTTACTAAGTCCAAGGAGTCCCTGGAGGTTTCATACTGTATGCAAGGAGAAAAGCTGAGGGAATTGAAGCAGATTGGAAGCAGTTATGAAGAGCTAGTACAGAAGTTTGATGAAGCGACGAATTTGAAAGAGGCTCTAGAAGCAAAGGCTGAGAGACTTCGGGCTCGCGGATTGGAGCTGAAGAATGAGTTGACAATGGCAATGCAGAACTCGCAGATATTGAAGGAGAAGTACGAGGCGCAGGCGGCTAAAAATGAGGAGTTGGAACAGCAAGTCTCAAGCAACGCGGAGATAATTGAGACCTATCAGGACAGGTTGAAGCACTCAGAAGCTGAGCTCGATGGCATGAAAATAGAGATTGATGAGCTGAACGAAAAGCTTGCTACTGCAGAAGAGCAAATGGTAAACTATGAGGATAAAGTCAAGGAAGAGCAAGCTAGGGCTCAAGAATTGGAAGCAAGCCTTGCAGAAAAAGCGCAACAGGTAGAAGAGTTGAACAAGACTATCGCTCAGTCGAAAGATGCGAGAGACAAGTCTTCCTCAGAGTTGCAAACCAAGATTGAAGAACTAAACAAAGAAAACAGCATATTGGAGAGGGAATACAGCAAACTGCTAAAAGATTACGAGGTTGAGACTAAAGAACTAGGCAGCCAAATTGCTAAGCTAACAGAGGAATTGGCATCAACCAATGCCAACAGCGAAAAGTATGCAAATGACCTAGAAAACCTACAAGTTCAAAACTCCGACTTGCAATCGCACGTAAACGAACTAGAGGCGCAATTAGAAGAATCAAATAACGAGGTTGTCAGCAAGCAGGGAGAAATAAGTGAACTAACAGGCATGCTTCAGGAACTGCGTGAATCCGAAAAATACCTCCAAGAAACTATTAACAACAATGAGCAGCTCGTAGCGGATATTCAGGCAAAGCTTGCTaaaaaggaagaagaaTTGAAGCTCCAGCACGCTGAATACGAAAGTGTGCTGTTCAAAAACGGTAATATGGAGGCAGAGCATCTCGCTGAGCTTGAACAGCTCCACGAAAACATGGCGAAGTTCCAAGGTATGATCGAATCTCTCAGCGCTGAAAACGACAGTCTCAAAGAGAAACTCTCTTCCTCGAAACAGCCCGCGGCCCCTCAAAGCAATCCATCTTCTCCACAGCAATCTAATACCCAGCTCCAAGAACGCATCACCGCTCTCGAAGCTCAACTCGCTGAAAAAGACAAAGATACAAACCAGCGTCTCCAAATGCTTGCGGAAGACCTTTACATACAATATTCCTCGAAGCACGAGCAGAAAGTCAAAATGCTAAAGAAAAGCTACGAAACAAAATACCAAGAGTCAATGGATAAGCTTCAGCTAGAGAATTCTGCACTTGCAGACGAAGTTGCACAATTACAGAAAAAAATGGAGATAGAGCGTCGTGAAAAACAAGAACTCATCAACCTCCTCGACAAATAG
- the TOA1 gene encoding transcription initiation factor IIA large subunit (Syntenic homolog of Ashbya gossypii AGR228C; Syntenic homolog of Saccharomyces cerevisiae YOR194C (TOA1)) produces MSNIEAAKVYEEVVEDVINEVRQDFENAGIDEQTLQDLRRIWQLKLSESRVARFTWDPETIDQAHRGDRVKAPVGSLTQAHVSTDNSNGANSSNLQIPGMMIKEDSNDLSTMEQAASVNNGSQGQGDRDDTKELKQTMELTLDDPEGDIAEQLKQQAKQAKKSALLETDEINSDLDDSDDEYVNFGEEGDGKDVNIMLCLYEKVLRVKNKWKCNLKDGIATINNKDYAFQKSQGESEW; encoded by the coding sequence ATGTCAAATATTGAAGCAGCTAAGGTGTACGAGGAGGTTGTGGAAGATGTAATTAATGAGGTCAGACAGGACTTTGAAAATGCAGGGATAGATGAACAGACTTTACAGGATTTGAGGAGAATATGGCAATTAAAGCTTAGCGAATCACGTGTAGCTAGGTTTACTTGGGACCCTGAGACGATTGACCAAGCGCATCGTGGCGATAGGGTAAAGGCGCCTGTCGGTAGTTTAACTCAAGCACATGTGTCGACAGACAACAGCAATGGAGCAAATAGTAGCAATCTGCAGATCCCCGGAATGATGATAAAAGAAGACTCTAATGATTTAAGTACCATGGAGCAGGCTGCATCTGTGAATAACGGTTCGCAAGGCCAGGGAGACAGAGATGACACCAAGGAGCTGAAGCAGACAATGGAATTAACCTTAGATGACCCAGAAGGTGACATAGCAGAGCAACTGAAGCAGCAGGCCAAGCAAGCCAAGAAATCAGCACTTCTGGAGACAGACGAGATTAACAGCGATCTGGATGATTCGGATGATGAGTACGTGAATTTTGGAGAAGAAGGCGATGGTAAAGACGTGAATATCATGTTGTGCTTATATGAAAAAGTGCTTAGGGTTAAAAATAAATGGAAGTGCAATCTGAAAGATGGGATAGCGACCATCAATAACAAGGATTATGCATTCCAAAAGTCGCAAGGTGAGAGTGAGTGGTAA
- a CDS encoding HCL521Cp (Syntenic homolog of Ashbya gossypii AGR225W-A; Syntenic homolog of Ashbya gossypii NOHBY750; No homolog in Saccharomyces cerevisiae) has protein sequence MSSTSTAPTHTSTPTCPGGKCHMPTDTGGTAILIGVLVPLAIIALGLGIVVYKVWKRNKREALEDYDPNFVGDAEFVPVFVGGGHYPASVPAAYPSNHDFHDWKEEASMERYTNKRE, from the coding sequence ATGTCGTCCACATCTACAGCGCCGACGCATACATCGACTCCTACTTGTCCTGGGGGAAAATGTCACATGCCGACCGATACTGGCGGCACCGCCATTCTAATTGGGGTACTTGTTCCGCTCGCTATCATCGCGCTCGGTCTGGGAATTGTTGTCTATAAGGTATGGAAACGTAATAAGCGAGAAGCTCTAGAAGACTACGATCCAAACTTCGTGGGGGACGCCGAATTCGTTCCGGTTTTCGTCGGCGGGGGACATTACCCGGCTTCTGTTCCAGCCGCATATCCTTCTAATCACGATTTCCATGACTGGAAGGAGGAAGCAAGTATGGAGCGGTATACTAATAAGCGGGAATAA
- the PEX25 gene encoding Pex25p (Syntenic homolog of Ashbya gossypii AGR226W; Syntenic homolog of Saccharomyces cerevisiae YPL112C (PEX25)) produces the protein MVKTLGECYFPILMSQDVGISTAMNNTIVLEDLEEASDNSNSGDDCKADSSEVVLQPWIEEPVVPPYVVRNMAVLSRVFESISGKDKMAKIAKCMLDLLRQYVSRKRRWVVSVERDSLAQLSKLLESWNLRLILSRPGLLLRVFAARAARELETKSVGVCDTLSTFRQVMRCGNSPFLIVDFYRKIRKTWAEAKNTGNFLEVVNRLWMNQATLTDVLFLYYAITDEMSLLHKMGVWSHEPTKKFVDRHGVLSWEFDILLSLKNAWFSLQELNAEYSDLQIQLQVLQRSWALSQQLHSDKRGAKSATSTTVTTQLMRDLRVGPSQSEIVAARLAQLRKKRRIVYLDLGRLTFDLMANSTDVFEIQIPPGTYSALSLCSGVIGFAKLWLLAKADMIQAASEN, from the coding sequence ATGGTGAAGACCCTAGGCGAGTGCTATTTTCCGATTCTTATGTCACAGGACGTTGGTATTTCTACTGCTATGAACAATACAATAGTTCTTGAAGATCTAGAGGAGGCTAGTGATAACAGTAACAGTGGGGATGACTGTAAGGCAGATTCCTCAGAGGTAGTACTGCAGCCATGGATTGAAGAGCCAGTAGTCCCGCCATATGTCGTGCGGAATATGGCCGTGCTTTCGCGGGTATTTGAATCTATAAGCGGTAAGGATAAGATGGCAAAAATAGCGAAATGTATGCTGGACTTGTTGAGACAGTATGTGTCGCGAAAACGTCGGTGGGTGGTGAGTGTTGAGCGTGATTCGCTTGCGCAGTTATCCAAGCTGCTGGAATCGTGGAACCTCCGGTTGATTCTGAGCAGGCCAGGTCTTCTGCTGCGGGTGTTTGCGGCGAGGGCTGCACGCGAACTGGAAACTAAAAGTGTGGGGGTATGTGACACTCTTTCAACTTTTCGGCAGGTTATGCGATGTGGTAATTCGCCTTTCCTGATAGTGGACTTTTATCGCAAGATTCGCAAGACTTGGGCCGAAGCGAAAAATACTGGGAACTTCTTGGAAGTGGTGAACCGCCTATGGATGAACCAGGCGACACTAACGGATGTGCTGTTTCTGTACTATGCGATAACGGATGAGATGTCATTACTCCACAAGATGGGCGTTTGGTCACATGAGCCGACTAAGAAGTTTGTCGACCGCCATGGTGTGCTCTCATGGGAATTTGATATCTTACTATCTTTGAAAAACGCATGGTTCTCACTGCAGGAGCTGAATGCGGAGTATTCAGATCTCCAGATACAGCTACAAGTCCTCCAGCGGTCATGGGCGTTGTCGCAGCAGTTGCATTCGGATAAAAGAGGTGCGAAGTCGGCTACCAGTACCACTGTGACGACGCAGCTAATGCGCGATTTACGTGTTGGTCCCTCGCAAAGCGAGATAGTGGCCGCCAGATTAGCGCAGCTGCGCAAAAAGCGTCGCATAGTGTACTTGGACCTAGGGCGTCTCACATTTGATTTAATGGCTAACAGCACAGACGTTTTTGAAATTCAGATACCACCTGGCACCTACAGTGCGCTGTCATTATGTTCCGGTGTTATTGGTTTCGCTAAGCTTTGGTTGCTAGCGAAAGCAGATATGATACAGGCTGCCTCAGAAAATTAG